The genomic window CATAGTTACTTGGATCTCCTGAATACCCTCTAGCTCTTCAACTATTCAAAAACCTATGTTTGCTCTTTTGTTTTACCTCCTGTTTTTCCCACAGCTAACACAGACTATGCTGGTTACTAGGGGCAGCCTTCTAAAGATCCGTCTCTTGAGATCCTGGTATTTGAGCTACAGACATGAAAGGGAAATATTGTAGACACTTCTGAAATGTTCTTGAATATGCTCGTGCCCCTAGGAGCTAGAAATACCTGCTGTATCATGCTTTATATGCAATATAGTATCTGCTTTATTTGTAAATATCTTTGCTTAGActaataaaatgtttataagCTTAGTTGCTCTGGGTGCTCCTTAGACCTGTAGGGAGTGCAGTGTAttcttgctgattttttttcttcttagatCCTGATAATACCTTTAGTCTAGTTCTGTGGCTTTATCTCCtgttttctgattatttctttcctggaaCCAACTGGATCCCTAGTActgagcttttttcctttcaggctAAGTCACTGAACTTCTAGTTTAGTTGGACCCACCCATACCAAAAGCTGAGCGAGTACAGTTGtaaaagcagctgctttaaaGACAAAGGAAGGTTTGCCATAAACAGTGGAGAAACACCTTTCTTTACTGGGAAAGCAGACTGCCAGTACCTTAGAGTGCAGATTATTGTAACCGGTTTCATAAGCTAGTATTTGACATTTTCTGCTACTTTATCTCAAAAAAGTAATGTATGTGAGGACTCTGGCATCTTGCTGCATGCTCAGAAAGCAGAAGTGTGGTTGCAGAATATTGAGTCTCTCCAGTCAATAAAGcatgatctttttcttttattaactCTCAAATTTGTTTATTCCTCTCTCAAAGCAGCATGTCTTCTGTGAGACTGACAGTCAGCAGTCACATcctaaattatttcttcatgaaGATCTTATGTGAAAACAATCCCTTAAAATAGCAATGTCAGTGAAAGCACCCCTTTTTACAATGGTTTCCTCCTCTTAAGGGAAAGCACTGCAGCTGGAACTATGAGTTCCTGGATTACGTTTCATGATGGCAATGGGAAACTCTTAAAATACCCTCACATTTCAGCTGCGCCAAAGCATAATGTTGAGTGTATGTGCTTGTTTTTCCATCTGTCACTCCTCCTAAAAAGAAACAGGGCTCTTGAAATATACCCACCAGTGTAATGTTCATTCTCTTAGTGATATATCTTTAACTTTGAGACAGACAGTGTTAATAGTTTGTGATGGTTCATCCTCTGGTTGCTGCTCTGGTAGAGTGTTTTGAGGAGTATGCATCTTCAACAAATCCCTCTGCCTGCCTTCTTAGAGTCAGACTATGAAATATCTGATCAGGTCCTGTCTTAGGCTTTCTTCCCAGGAGGACTGTAACCTGAGAGATACATGTACTcgagaaaacaaataaactagAATTCAGAGTTGAGGAACAACTATGCAAATACCTGTTTAAATTTGAGTGTTCTGACGTCTTTTTGCCTGTTAATATGGAGGTTTCTTGATGTAGTGTAGCCAAGGGGGTAACTTCAAAAGTAACTGGCATTGGGGTCTTAGCACCTTCTAATTTTACAGAGGTTTTTGAAATTGTATTGCAAGATGATATTGACTTCAGATAAGCAACCCTACTTGGTTGTGAGCAAGGTGGTTCTTGGTTCAAATGTTACATTATGGGAATCACTGCTTAGACttcaaatttcagtttctgctgtAGCAGTTCAGTTGGCCAGatgaacacttttttttgttccattccGGTTGTCATTCATAGCttccctattaaaaaaaaaaaatgtatcttagtctcttttcttctcaggggagaaaaaaaggcattattaGTGCAGTTATCTGAGAAGTAAAAGAGATTTCAATTTTGACCTCATTTAAGAGGAAAGATGTCACCAAGTATCGGAGCATCCGTCATTCCTGATATTAAAGTCATGACTTGTCCTTGTCTTAGCTTGGTCTGTCATGCAAGTGAAAGGGACATTCTGCTCCTGGTTTGattttgatgtttgttttttattcctctcttctGACTTTGCAGTAGCCAGTTCTGATGCCTCTTTGGTAGCCTCATTCTTAGGGGAAAAGCCAAACACACCAATGCTTTGTGCAGTTATCTTCTGAATTCAGGCAGTTCTGTTTGGAAATAACTTTTGCTCTGTCTGGCTTGATAGTGAGTAGGTAGAAAAAGTCTTTCAGCTTCTATTGGGCCGAAGCAGTGTATTTGTATGTCTTTTCCTTGAATAGCCAGTATCTACTTCCATGCCATTTTCTTATTCCATGTTTCAGTGAAAATAGGGATAATGAACAATCGGAAATACCCCAAGAGTTGTTTTAGCTGTCCGCTTATTTTACAAGCCTCTGCTGCTGAGATCACACTACTGTATTTATGCTGTGAAATCAGTTTTTATCATGTATATATTGAGTTAATGTGTTTGCAATTGACTGGATAAGCAGCAGTAGCTCTACCAATTGACTTAATATAGCAAGAGTGGGTGTTTTTGTCCTAAAGACTGAAAATAGAATTTAATCGACCTTGAGTAGAGAGCCTGTAGTGGCACCAGCTGCATTTAGCTATGTTTTAGAAAGTTAAAGAGACTGCTCAAGATCATATCTGCTAATATCTTAACCACCTTCATACTGCTAATCTTGTTATGGGGAAAGATAAGAATGATAAAcccattaaaattaatttttaatgccaagattttaaaagcaatactTGATCACATGACTTCCATAATGGCCTTTGTGCTCCAAGGCTCTTCTTCACACTTGAATCTTGTAAATTCTTGTGCACTGGAGCTGTCCCCCTGCTCATTTTGTGGTTCAGTGGAAAGAAGGCTGGGAAAGAATATGCTGTGGATGGCACTAAGAAAGCATGCAATAGCAAGTGGCAAGAATAAAGGATTAAGTTCATTATATTGACTCTTATGACCCTCTGGGTCCTTTCTGTAGAACAAATTTTTAgagctgttcctttttttctgaagagatcTGTGGATAATGATCTGGAGAAATAGCGAAGAATGTCTTCTACCCTGACTGAGAATATTCTATTCTGAATCAGGGAGCAGAAAACATAAGATAGATCAGAAATATGTTTATGACTTTAATAAGTGTTGGGTGTGAATAAGAAAAAGTAGTGTCCTTACTGTTTCTTTTATCTTCTACAGGCAATTTTGATGACTTCAGCTTAGAGGATGCACTTGGTAATTATTGCACTCACAAATTTGGGGAGGTAGGCGGGAAAATAGTGGATGCTCTTCTGAATTGTTTGTTGCCAAGTATCACTACATGACCAAGCATGAAACCTTCCCTGCGTATGTTTGGTTTAAACCTCATTGGAACAATTCAGCTATGGGTATGTCAAGGTGTTGACCACATAGAACTCAAATTTGTCTTTGGAACAATTAAGGATTTCTTTTAAGGGGAAATTGTCTTGCTGTATAGATTTGATCTTGTGCTTTTCATTGTATAGACATATATTTGTCTTTTGTGTAGCTTCCCAACAGTGTATTAAATagtatttaacttttttttctctaacctTCTCTGACAGGAGAGATAAAGACGACAAAGAAGCCTCTTCCATCTCAGAAGACACCACCACAGGACTTTGGTGGGATATAATTGGCTTGTAATGTCTTTTATTGTAAAGTCAAGTGTAGTGTACATAATAATTTGAGAGACCTGAACTTTTCAACATAGTGGCATACAGGGTTGTGATATTTCTATAAAAGAAAGCAGTTCCCTAAAAGCAAAAGGATTTCTTCATTTTGGAGTCTCCTGGTAGTGCTTTCACAAATGCACTTTGTGATTTCACAAACTTAAAGACTCTGTGAAAATCCCTTTTGTTGACTTTCAGTCTGCATGTTTGGAGCTTGCTCACCTTGAGGTGGCTCTTGACAGGTATCATGATCACCAAAAGCACCATGTCGTTTGGCAGATAGTGCCTGGTAACTGTGGGGCTCCTCTGTGGGCCACTGTTGAATGAGCATGCTGTTACATTCTTGGTGAAAACATTGTGAGGTGCATTTTGTGTAAAAATAGTCTAAAACTAGTTCAGTTTTTGCATTACACTTAAAATTTCCCCTATTTCTTTGTAGATGATTTTAACTTGGATGATGCTCTTCATCCTGGTAAGTATCATGTTTTCCTGGATACTGCTCAAAGGTATTTGTGCAATGTCTATCCAAGCTTTATGACCTAAATGTAATAAAGGGCACTGAGTTGATTAAGGTAGCAGACTGCAGATAAAATAGTTACAGTCTAGTTATGtttatttactttcattttaaaggttCTAGATCACAAAAACTGTATGAATTTCAATAATTTCTTAGCCAAGTCCTACATGTTTCATTATTGTTGTCTTCACTAGATGGCACTAATTCCATAAACTATTACTTATGGAAGTAGTTTTTAAATCTGAAGTAATCTTTTCCTTTATAGAAGTAATTTTAGTAGCACAAGTAAACATCAATATgttagaaataatttcaggGAAAATACTCTTTCAGATGTGAAGACTGTGaccaaatacagaaaaaattactaAGATCTCTTATTCTCCTATTTTGTAGCAAGCTAAATTAAATGTCATTGTGGGGACcgtatttttaattctattctaaGTGAGGTACCAACTTTTATTATTGGTTAAAactcagtaattttaaaagagaaaacagccaagTAATCTGTACCTGatagaaaaatgtaaagaatttcAGCCTTTGAAATACAAAGTGCAAATTAAAATGCTGCATAACACTTGAGTTCTTCTGTATATGTTTGTTATAGCAAGGATCTGACATACAGGTTAATATAGCAGAAACACTGTTAGTTGCATTAAATTACAGTGTTTAGCTAAAATAACCAAACAAATACAGCATTAGttagtgaaaggaaaaatgacCTGGGGAAGTTTTGATACCATTTTTTTAGGTCAGATAGTCTTTCGAGGTCATTGCATGCTCTGCTTTTGGTCTCTTCACACAAGTAACTTATTCTAACTCTTTACTTGTTTACAGATGGTCCCAAGCCAAATCCTCCTTCAAAACCTAGAGACACTGGTAAGACTGACCTAACAGGAGTTTCTGAACAGTAGAAGAGTATTCGTTAATCTATCCCAGTTCCTTTCAACATTACTGTGTTGTAGTCCAGTTTTTATAtcttaacctttttttctttttttttccttaaatctcTCTTCTGCATGTAGATAACCCCAAGCGAGATCAACCCAAAGACACTGGTAAGGCTTCTAGCACAAACTCCTGAGTCAGGGTTTTACTGTCTCAGTTACACTTCTACTAATTGATCTGTGTTAATTGGCTGCTCTCTATGTCAGATGTTGCACTGGATAAACACTGAGGATTGAGGAAAAGTTGTCTTGCAAATAAACTTTGCAGCAGTCTTGAAATTCCATAACAAAGCTGTTGAGGCACTTTCACTTAAAAGCAGGATGGtgtggggaggaggcaggatgGGACAGAGTGTGTTTGTGCTTGGGGCAATGCTGTGCTTGGCTGCTTGGTGGTGGAGCACCCATGTATTGGATTGAGTTCTGTCATCTTTACAAACTGAATCCCTTCTAGTCATGCCAGAAGGTAAATAGGAACTGCCTATGATCTTTATTCTTAAAGGATCTAAATTAAAGATAAAGGTCCAAGTTaaagggttgttttggggtgggttttttttgttttgttttgtttttttttaaaagcccagTTAAGTAATACaattatttgtatttgaaagATAGGCTTAAATACATGTCCTTCCCTGCCTGTTGTGCTTTAGAGGTCTTTGCCTAacccagaacaaaacaaatttagATCGATGCAGTTGTGAAAATGCCATTATCCATGAACATTGTGGTAAAGTTTTTAACTGGAATGCAAACCCTGGTTCTTGTTCTTTCTGATTTGCAGCAGATACTTGAATTTGGGTCTTGCATACCTCAGTACAGTGCTTTTGCCACTCAACAAAAACATCCTCTGATgcaatacttttaattttactaCTTGAAACATATTTGCTTTGCATAAACTAAGGATTCATttggcagcagagggaaggaggagaaggtcCCATGAGGGGGAAGGGAATGCTCCATAAGGTAGGGTTCAGTGGAAATGGAGAGGGACTAGACCAATGTCCTGCAATAAGTCAGAGAAGGGAATTACATTGGGACTGTTTGTGACCAAGAAACCCAACTCTGAAGGTTCATTCACAATTGCAGCCTTGAAAAGAAATGATCCTTTCCTATCCACgtcctttctttgctttcacagCATAGGGAGACTTGGGTTATTCCAATTAAGTAGCTTATAGGGCTTCTTGCTTTCTGATTTGTGCTACTCTGCTCTTCTTGCAGTTGTTCAGAAAATCTGGAGGCAGGAGTACTGCTGTCAAACTGTGTAGTGCTCAGCTGAAGGGACTTGACATTGTGAGGGCTTTTAAAATGTGAGCACATTGTGACTATGATGCTAAGCCTAAAACCACGACAAATTCAATTGAACAATCTTGAGAAAATTTCCATGTCATTATGTGCCTTGAGGTGTCTTTTCACTGAACTTAAAACATGTAAGGTAAtgctatttacattttttatagGCACATTTGATGATGCAGATCTACTTGATGGCAATTCACCAAAGGGAGGAGGTGATGGTAGTGGCAGCAATGGTAAGACAGTAGGTCGTACTTCATATTGTTTCTGCGGTTACCTGAGTTTTCGATAAAATCTTGCTCCCAAGCTGGTTAACATGCTCTAATTTGTAACACCTTTAGTTCTGGTATCTGAAACTTAAGAGCATATCTTTGAATTCAAAAGTAATGTGTTTTGTctctaccaaaaaaacccaccccaaataATTAAGAGGTAAAACTTGTCTAGAGGTAAAACTTCcatgatttttacttttatacTAAGAAGGATGGCTTTTTGAACTGAGACATGAATGTGGTACTTACTTCATAATTTGCCATAAATATAGTTCTTAAAGTCCTTCCAGGTGCTATTTTTAGATCTTCTGTGACATACTGTCAGTTTCTTGTCGCTCTTGTAGTTAGAAAGTCTGAAGGTGGGCCAGAAGAAGATCCACCCCATGTTCTCAAAAATGTGCTTTGTCCCAAAGGATGAACTGATCCTTACACTTCCAAGTGATTCTTAATCTTCActttttactgtgagagtggtgaggcactggaacaggttgcccagagaaattgtggatgccccatccctggaagtgttttatGGCCAActtggatggagctctgagcaacccagtgtagtgaaaggtgttcctgcccatggcagggggtttggaactagatgatctttaaggtccttttccAACCATATGATTCTATGTAGGGTGTATCTACTCTGAGCAGAATGAAACCGTTTCATAGTTTGCCAGACTTTCTTTTAGTAATTTGACATTTCTAATCATTGTGGCTCGGCTCAGTACAGAGGTGGTCACTGCAACCAGGCTGCAGTAATGGTCATCCTTGGGATGTATCTAGTCATCCCTGTGTGCATTACTGAAACTTTATTATTTCCAGATCAGAGTTAGCTGAAGTATCTTGATGGGGTTTGAGGTGTGCCAATGGTTACTGACTTCTTCAGAGAGTTATCCTAGACAGAGATTACCTATGCCACTTTTTTGTGTAGCTTTCACCTTTCAGGGTATGTTTGGGGCAGTATCTTGAAAATTGGCAGGGGCAAGAAATATCTGTGGAGACTTGTGGGGTGTTTTGATCTGCACGGGTTCCTGCTGCAATGGTACAAGTTGCATTGTGACAAATATAGTTAGTATTTATAGAACTTCTGTCTTGCTTGCAAAGAGAATTGCAGAAGTATTTAGTAAACGAGGCTGGGATTTTAGGAAAAGATGGTTGTTTCCGTGGAAATAGAGCTGAGTGTTACTCTGAAGCTATACAGTGCTCCTCTCCACTGAGTGTTCTGTGGTGGTGCACAAGTTGGTTAAACCATATTTTACAAGTGCTCTGTGCTCATTTTGTAGAAGTGCTGAGTACTCAAGGCTGTAGTTGACACCACCATGACCGGTACTTTGAAAGCAGAAAGTTTGAATGCCAGAATTTAGCACTGTATGGATATAATATATGGTTTGTAATTTTGGATGATTAATTGGGAAAAGGGTTGTCAATTATGATATGACTGTTCTTTAGACATGTAAAATGTaacctttctgtttgtttttacagaacGAAGGGGCCAAACTCCAAATAATGGCCAAGAAGATGAGGGTAAATGCATGAATTTGTGTGTATGATGGCGTCTGGATATATGAAGTTTGGTTTCTGGAGTTTTCTGTGTTGCTAATCTTCTGCTAGAATGTTCACTACTGGGAGTGGGTTACAACTTAAAAATTTTTGTGGAATGTGGAATTCTTACTTTCAAGCTCTGCTTTCATAATCCTTTAAAATCTCTATGTTGCAAATAATTCATAATTGTTAAGGTCTCAGAGATGCTGGTGCAGTGATCGCACACATGGAAAGTAGATATCGCCATGAAAGGGTAGCGTTTTTAATTAATGGGAATTAGAACAGGAGTGCTTAAGTTCCTTAACAACAGGCATTGCTAAGAAATCAATGGTTATAAAATGAGACAAATCACTTTTCATTATGCATAAAGACAGAAAGAGTTGATGATTacattttcatgtaatttcaGTTTAATGATTTTTGGAAGTGTTCATAGGGTTTACTTTGAGACAATACTATTTTGACATGGCTTTCAATTCTGAAAAATGTATACAaacctctgtttttttcagcttctcaggGAGCAATAGCTGGAATTGTAAGTGCTGTGGCTGCTACTGTAATTGGAGCAGTATCTAGTTTCATTGCTTACCAGAAGAAGAAACTCTGTTTCAAACAAAGCGGTAAgaattctaaattaattttattttctactgtcTAAAGAGATGTGTTTTTGTATTTATATGGGGACTAGAAACTGATCCTATGCATAAGGTAGTTTTAATAGCCCAGTGAATTTATGTTCACAAGAAGTAACCTTTCTTTACTAATCATCTAAGACAGGGTGACTGAAGAATGCCTTGCCCAAAAATTAGACTTTCAGAAGTAGAAGAACTTAAGGCTTTACattcctaaaataaaagcatttcttgttAAAACGTAAGCAGGAGAGACtgcaagaaaatacttttaaaggaaaattgaTTGGGGATTTGAGACTAttttcatgctgaaaaaaataccttgtcatttctaattttgtaaattttgcCTTTGTCTTTTCTCAAGATGCCTACCTACTTATTAGTTTTATGACAACTACCCCGATGGTCATCCCCAAATGATTCTACTGCAGTCATGCTTGCTATCTGCTTTATTTCCATCTAAATAAGATATAACTTAGATCAGAGAACTTTGGGAATCCTGTGAGTGATAGGAGGGGCAGAAGCTCTGGTTTTGTCTCTTTCAGTCTTTCTGACTATTTGGTGTGGGGTAGTGCAGTCATcctgccaggcactgctgtTTTGTAATTTAGGAAGTTTGGAAACTGAGTAACATCTCTACCATGCATGTTAAAGTGAAAATGCAGGCAAAACAAGGGCAGCTCAACTACCAGCAGGTAGCCCATTTTCTTCAATGCTGTTTCTTATGTCAAATTATCTCTATTAATCAATAACTTTGAATATAAAAGAATTTGAACACTAAACATCTCTTTGTTTCCTAGCAGATGAAGAGAATGTGAATATGGATAGCCATAGGGGAGCACAATCTGAGCCACCTGGTAAGACAAGAATCTAGATGGAAAATCAATTTTTTGGTGGGGATCCTATTAAATGCACTTTATTGACATCTAACTTAGTGGAGAAAATTATTtgcactgttttgttttaaaaaaaatacttataaCTATCAATTTTGGCAGAATATGATCTGGCAGTGTGTCCtgatggccaagaaggccaatggcatactgacttgtatcagaaatagtgtggccagcaggactagggaagt from Chiroxiphia lanceolata isolate bChiLan1 chromosome 2, bChiLan1.pri, whole genome shotgun sequence includes these protein-coding regions:
- the CD99 gene encoding CD99 antigen isoform X2, encoding MRRWRLLLFPVLLGVLVPVKGNFDDFSLEDALGEIKTTKKPLPSQKTPPQDFDDFNLDDALHPDGPKPNPPSKPRDTDNPKRDQPKDTGTFDDADLLDGNSPKGGGDGSGSNERRGQTPNNGQEDEASQGAIAGIVSAVAATVIGAVSSFIAYQKKKLCFKQSDEENVNMDSHRGAQSEPPVQRTLLEN
- the CD99 gene encoding CD99 antigen isoform X1; this encodes MRRWRLLLFPVLLGVLVPVKGNFDDFSLEDALGEIKTTKKPLPSQKTPPQDFDDFNLDDALHPDGPKPNPPSKPRDTDNPKRDQPKDTGTFDDADLLDGNSPKGGGDGSGSNERRGQTPNNGQEDEASQGAIAGIVSAVAATVIGAVSSFIAYQKKKLCFKQSADEENVNMDSHRGAQSEPPVQRTLLEN